CCTGTTCTGAAGTATGACTTTGCAATAGAAGCTTTATGACctaaattaatgtatttattttaatctttgaaGCTAAGACCACAGCAGGGTTCAGGACCAGTCTGACTTcatgataatttttaaagctttcttccTACCAAACGTAATAAAGAAGTCCTAGAATGtgtattcatttattttgaaaactgaaaaattggAAGATAAACCATGCTACTAATTCACGGAATTGTTTCAGAACATAATCAGAAACTAAACTAAGACACTGTTCAAAATTATGAAATTCTTTATGGTGCAAAGGAAGAATTTGCAGATTGCATTTAGTTCATGTATGCTTAGTTCCAAagaagacacacaaaaaatattttcccatggACTTATGTGATCTGCAGATAACCTGCATCTTCAGTGAAGTGTGATCTACACACAGGTATTAAGGTCCGTGTTTAGCAAGCATCTTTGTCAATATGCAACTTTTCCCTTAAAAGATACTAGTAACCCTGGAACTTTGCCAGGTTAAGCATCTGCAACTACTGAACACAGCCTACTTTCAATACCAAGCCCTTAAGCTGTTTCCCGAAACAGGATGCATTTGTCTACATAGTGATTGTATATTTATTCTACTAGAAAAAtgcttaccaaaaaaaaaaccccaaaccaaccccacCCTTCCATACTTTGGACAACCAGAAGTGTATTTCACAGACTTAATGCCATGATAGCAATagcaagaacaggaaaaatactcATAATTTGTAAAGTCAGTGCAGAATTTTAATTCTAACTTTGAATAATTCAAAGAACTACTGTGAACATATTTTCTCACCAGATGTTTGCTGTTATaccttaaacaaaacaaataagcagcaaaatggctgcttctttttcttgatGCTACACCACCACAAGCACAAAACACAGACTTGCAGAACTGCTATTGTAACCTTCTTACAGTACAGAACGAGAACTCTTCATCATTTCCTGTTTAAAATGGAATAACTGGAATCAATTTGGTCTAATAAAATAGCAAACCATTCCACAGCTGAGGAACAGTTTGATTTGTCTCTCAGGTTGCTGAGAATTAAACTAAGAATTTCCTGGTGTATTACAATTTTGAGTATTTTTAAGTCTCGTTTGTGTAAAATTGCAAcaaatttgtattatttttaagggGAATACTAATATACcagcttattttaaagaaattaacacCTTTGCTCAGACATTATGAGCCTGTTTAAAGCCATAGTTTGCTGCATATAAATAATACTTACTGAAGGTCAGATTCTTCTGTTTCATATGTTTACATTTAATTCCATATATAGCAGGAATCAGGATGCTTTCTGGCAAAGCGTATAATCAGCTTAGgcagatttttaaaggaaaaaaaggagaaattttaatttaatcagtTCTAACTACTGAAGGAAGCCTACCTGAGCATTCTATGACTTGTGGTGCTCAACAACATTCAAGACAAATATGTAAAGCTCAAATAACAGAGTTTATCTGTGCAAGCTGACCCTGAACAACTGTCTTAATGGGCTTGCTCGTCTTCAGTGAGAGAAGAATCCACGTGTTAATGAAGTACAGCTTTTAATGTAAGCTCTGTTCATGCATTCCTAGACTGTATGGATGATGGGAAAAGGGGAGATGGCTTTTAACCCAGAAGTACTTCTCTATTAAGGAGTTTAGGCAGATATTTCAGCTAACAATAGATAATATAAAACTCACAGAGCTGGCCCCCAGTAccattaaaatgctttttctgaaattattctacCCAGACAAAaagtttcagtgtttttaatttttaatcttctaTTGTTATATCCCTTTCCCTATTTCAGAAGTCttccacatttttcttaaatgaaatgtgttttttggcaagtctctcccatttccccatcccaccacatttaaaaaagaaatgcttatttACACACAAAACCTACACCATCAAATATTGTTTAAATTGAACAATCCCCTTGCAGATATGTCAGAATCTGAAAGCAGTTTCTGCTTCCTCGGCCTAAGATTTATTGTCcagtgaagaaacaaaactcaGTGGCTCTCTATACTTTGCACAGATCACGTAATTGGAAAactaattttgatttttatagtTGTCATTATCTTAAGCTATAGTTCAATTTATAAATTTGTAGTCCTTACTTCTGTATCACAGcttatgtttttaaagagatACACAGACAAATACCAGATTATGAACAATTTGTTGACAACAGATTCCTCACGGAAACCAGGGTCCTGATTTTTAAGCCTCTTCATATACCTTCTCAGAACTGAGTACTAACTAATCCCAATGGCAATTCATCAGAACGCTGTCAATGACAAGACACATCACAGCTTGCTAGCCTTCAGGACAATCTCCCAGGATAACAGCATTCACAAAGGTAACTGACCTGGGTGCCCTGAGCTTCACAATTTGTCTTGCATCTACTATCATATTAGGGAGGAAATGGTTAATTTAAAGGGCCTGGTTTCTCAAAGATCGCTTCAAGTGttccactgaaatatttaagtggTTAGACTcataacaccaaaaaaacccctgacaGATGACGTTTATCCCACTCCTTTGGCACATCTTATGAAGAATGATGAGCTCCTAATAAGATCAAGCACAGTTTTAATAGGTCTTTCATGAAGAAGTTAACATTTGTTTTGCAATATTGTTTTCAAgcatttaaacagaaacaggcagtctgacataattttttcccctcttagtTTATTATCTTTTCATACACATTCCAAAACACTAAGCAGCCAGTCTGCCTTAACATGCAGAATGAGCAGCTTTGGAGAGACAAATTAGTTTCTGGACTGTACTGCTGGAGGTCCAGGGTATAACTTGCAAAAACAACAGCCCTAATGCACAGTATACCGATAATCGTTACCATAGAACAGATATCCCTTAgtgtgctgagcagagctgtgtgaGAACTACTATCAAGAACTTAAATTACATCTCATGGCACATCTGCACACAATACTAAGGAAGGGAAGGCCTTTAATGTCATTTCAACATGGCTTGGAAAAGACATTGTGGAATGAAGTCACTGTTATCAATCCTCTTCAGAGCTGGATTCATCTTCCTGGTCAGAGAGCTCAGCAACAGGGAAGCGCAGAATGGCTGCCACCCCTGTCAGCTGCCCAAGCTGCTCCCCAGACACATGAAGGCTAGAGAAAATACGTACTGTGCCCATGTTCTCCCGTACGCTATCTACTAACTTAACATATCTGGCACGTGTAGCCACATCCTGGTGCCGGAAAAGCTCATCACTGATCAGCAAGGTATCGATGGCCATGGCTTCATTGGCCTTCTCCACATGTTTTAGACCATAAAAAGCCCGGTCAGGTTCATGCTGCAGCATTTTATAGAAGTCATCTAAGGCTTTGACCTCACCAGCTGCCTTAGTGTCAGAAAGACGGCTAGTTACAGCTGGGTCACAGAGGGCTTCCTTCAACGCGTATTTATGTCCCGAGGAAGAGTGGACCTACAGAAGAGTAAAGAAGTCAAAGGTTGCTTTCTGTTAAATGAAAAGGACCATTTTCTTGATTACTCAATCACAAACAGTTTCCTTGAATAATTACcaagataaatatttacatatagCAGAAGCTATCTCCTTCTTGAAACCTACATGATTCTTTTCACACAGGATCAATCCTGCAACCCAAAGTCTACATGAAATCccttaaactgtattttaagaagTGCAGAAAGGCTGCTCCTCTTATTCAAAAACTGGGTTAAATATGCAAGCTGTTGCAGGCAGTCCTCAATGCAGGGCCACCTAAAATTCCTAAGAAACTAAGCCTTAAACCTCTTCCTTTTAAAGCATTCCAGAAGAGGAAGACCTCTTAAGACTGTGGACACATAGCGCAAAAGCATCAAGTCTCACACAACTGCAAAGCTACTATGCTTGCAAAGCTGTATAGTACATGAAAACTCTTCACAAGTATCACTTTGCTACAAAGGCAAAACGAGGCTTCTTGGTGCAGTTTGTCTTCTAAAGGTTGTTACCGTTATGTATTGGGACAGGCTTCTCTGCTACCCCACCCCCGGCCTTTTGCAAACATAGGTTATAGGCCTACTCCAATGAAAAAATGGTAAGTACCcttatgaaaaggaaagattaTTTTAGGCTCTGAGTTTGCCTATTCcagtgaaaggcaaaaaaaacccactcaatCAATGAGATGACTAAGGaatgaatggaaaaaatggTACGGCCCAGCTACATAACCTTTAACTACGTAGTACAAAACTAACAACACAATTAACTAACCTCTGCCACATACagggactttttttccttctttaaaaagctttagaaaGCTGTTATTAAACATGCATGCATGACGGATTAACACTAAACTATTTTCTAACTTGTACTTCACTCTGAATATTATATATGACCTTATAaggaatttgaaatatttagtaCTTTCTCCACCTTACATTAAGGTACCCAAGGAAAGAACCATCTCTGTATTCCACATAACCAACTACGTTATAGTTTGGGAGGCATGagaataatttccttttgaTGCTCATTAGAATAAATTTCTGTCTAAGTGAATTATTTCCCATCACCCTTGTAAGTATTTTCTATTATTACAGACAGTTCTTAAGCCTCTTTTTACGCATTCTGGAGACTGTTTAGCTCCTTACCTGTAGGAACTTGGACCTGTTCTCCAGCAGAAGCTTGTTGTCAGTCTTTACTGCCTGCTGGAACATGTAGTCACAAAACTGCTCCCGTACGAAGCCTGGGCTGGCCACCAGTACACACTTCACCACCTCGAAGTTGATATGCCGCTGGATGGCTTGCACCACCTGCTCGTAAAACCTCTCCAACGCCCGGTCGTGCTGACTGCAGTTCCCCTTCCGCTTGCGGGGGATGTTCACCTCCACCTTGGCACGGGTAAGCGTCATGCTCGGAGTGACCAGGCAGACGTGAGCCAACCCTTCCTGCATGACCACGGCTGCCACATCGGCGCTCCAAGCTGGGTCGCAGGCCTGCTCGATGCGCTCCAGCACCACGCTGTCCCACTGCTTCTTCGCCAGCGTGAACTGCCGGTTGGGTTCCAGCTCGATGGTGTGGTAGGCCCCCATCTTGACGTACTCATTCTCCTGGATGTTAGTGCCCTTGACCCGCAGCTGGCAGGCCTGCGAGTCGAAGTCGATGGCCTCCACGCAGAGGGTGAGGGTGGTGCGGATGCGGTTGCTGCCCACGCTGCCCGTGGCCGACTCGGTCTGCACCTTCCTGATGGTGGAGGCCCGCAGGCTGTCACCCACCTGCAGCAGGTTGTAGGTGTGCCACATATCCTCGGGCTCTTCGGGGATCAGCGTCACCTGCCCCGCATTGTCCTTCTCCAGGTCCTTCCTCACCAGCTTCATCCTGGCGCTTCCTTACGCCGGCGCGCCCCTCCGGCCTCCCCTCAGTCGGAGAGGCAGCCGGGCCTGGCAGGCGGCCGAACGGCCTCCTTAGCGATCGAGCGGCCCTTTCCGGACACCGGCCTGCCCCGGGCCAGCGGCGAAGCCCGGGCTGAACCTCAGGCGCGGCGAGGCGACTCCTGCGAGCGCTCACGGACCGACCCGCACCCCTCTCCGATCCTCCCCCTCTCCGCTCAGCGCGGCGCGC
The DNA window shown above is from Phalacrocorax aristotelis chromosome Z, bGulAri2.1, whole genome shotgun sequence and carries:
- the PELO gene encoding protein pelota homolog translates to MKLVRKDLEKDNAGQVTLIPEEPEDMWHTYNLLQVGDSLRASTIRKVQTESATGSVGSNRIRTTLTLCVEAIDFDSQACQLRVKGTNIQENEYVKMGAYHTIELEPNRQFTLAKKQWDSVVLERIEQACDPAWSADVAAVVMQEGLAHVCLVTPSMTLTRAKVEVNIPRKRKGNCSQHDRALERFYEQVVQAIQRHINFEVVKCVLVASPGFVREQFCDYMFQQAVKTDNKLLLENRSKFLQVHSSSGHKYALKEALCDPAVTSRLSDTKAAGEVKALDDFYKMLQHEPDRAFYGLKHVEKANEAMAIDTLLISDELFRHQDVATRARYVKLVDSVRENMGTVRIFSSLHVSGEQLGQLTGVAAILRFPVAELSDQEDESSSEED